One window of Thermacetogenium phaeum DSM 12270 genomic DNA carries:
- a CDS encoding betaine/proline/choline family ABC transporter ATP-binding protein (Members of the family are the ATP-binding subunit of ABC transporters for substrates such as betaine, L-proline or other amino acids, choline, carnitine, etc. The substrate specificity is best determined from the substrate-binding subunit, rather than this subunit, as it interacts with the permease subunit and not with substrate directly.) encodes MIELREVTKIYKGQKVPAVDRLSLQIPEGETCVFVGPSGCGKSTTLRMINRMIEPTSGTILIDNKDIRESDPDRLRMGIGYVIQQIGLLPHRTVAENIAIVPRLYGWPKEKIRQRVDELLELIGLDPETTRDKYPSQLSGGQMQRVGVARAMAADPPIMLMDEPFGAVDPIARNYLQDEFLRLQREMKKTICFVTHDINEAIKMGDRIAIFNKGRLVQYGTPHEILTRPANEFVSDFIGYDRVVKKLGLYQVADLAAPVGCVVRERELAHVGRLMQDKGAEIAFLIDDNGRACGFLTAGDIDGKGESISPQSLMQMALARRGAFAQRDLVLRDALSLMLEHGVEHLGVLNGAELVGVITLSTIRKHSCRKEGE; translated from the coding sequence ATGATCGAACTCAGGGAGGTTACCAAGATATACAAGGGCCAGAAGGTTCCGGCCGTTGACAGGTTATCTTTGCAGATACCGGAGGGTGAGACCTGCGTTTTCGTGGGGCCGTCGGGATGCGGCAAAAGCACCACCCTGCGCATGATCAACAGGATGATCGAGCCGACCTCCGGGACGATTCTGATCGACAATAAGGACATCAGAGAGAGTGACCCGGACAGGCTCAGAATGGGAATCGGCTATGTCATCCAGCAGATCGGGCTCCTGCCCCACCGAACGGTGGCGGAAAACATCGCCATCGTCCCGCGGCTCTACGGCTGGCCGAAAGAAAAGATCAGGCAGCGGGTGGACGAGCTGCTGGAACTGATCGGGCTGGATCCGGAAACCACCAGGGACAAATATCCATCCCAGCTCAGCGGGGGGCAGATGCAGAGGGTAGGTGTTGCCAGGGCGATGGCTGCAGACCCCCCGATTATGCTGATGGACGAGCCTTTCGGAGCGGTTGACCCCATAGCCAGGAATTACCTTCAGGACGAATTTTTGCGCCTGCAGAGGGAAATGAAGAAAACCATCTGCTTCGTCACACATGATATCAATGAAGCCATCAAGATGGGGGACCGGATCGCCATTTTCAACAAGGGGCGGCTGGTCCAGTACGGAACCCCGCACGAGATCCTCACCAGACCTGCCAACGAATTCGTCAGTGATTTCATCGGTTACGACAGGGTGGTTAAGAAGCTGGGGCTGTACCAGGTGGCGGATCTGGCAGCTCCGGTCGGCTGCGTAGTCAGGGAGAGGGAGCTGGCGCATGTCGGCCGGCTGATGCAGGATAAGGGTGCGGAGATCGCATTTCTGATAGATGATAACGGTAGGGCCTGCGGTTTTCTGACTGCCGGGGACATCGACGGCAAGGGAGAAAGCATCTCTCCCCAGAGCCTGATGCAGATGGCCCTCGCCAGAAGGGGTGCCTTTGCCCAGAGGGATTTGGTGCTGCGGGATGCCCTGTCGCTGATGCTGGAACACGGCGTTGAACATCTCGGCGTTCTGAACGGAGCGGAGCTGGTCGGTGTGATCACCCTTTCCACCATCAGGAAACACTCCTGCAGGAAAGAAGGGGAATAA
- a CDS encoding ABC transporter permease: protein MDWVRFQDALFNRVPAALGVHIIMVLVSVVAAMAISVPLGIILTRPRFERYGFIVLNVLNVLQTIPGLAIVALAMPLLGLGLKPTIVALVVQGLLPIARNTIAGLYGVSPDVKEAALGMGMPAKKILCEVELPLAMPIILAGIRTSTVYVVSVGTLAAYIGGGGLGDLILTGLNMFWSEFLIVGAGLGALLAVALDRALAYVEYRITPPGMSEQ from the coding sequence ATGGACTGGGTGCGTTTTCAGGATGCTCTTTTCAACAGAGTTCCGGCGGCACTGGGTGTTCACATAATAATGGTTCTCGTTTCGGTTGTTGCTGCCATGGCGATCTCGGTGCCCTTGGGCATTATCCTCACAAGGCCGCGCTTCGAGAGGTACGGTTTCATCGTTCTCAACGTCTTGAATGTCCTGCAGACCATTCCGGGCCTGGCCATTGTGGCCCTGGCCATGCCCCTATTGGGCTTGGGATTGAAGCCCACCATTGTCGCTCTGGTAGTGCAGGGACTGCTGCCCATTGCCAGAAACACCATTGCCGGACTCTATGGTGTGAGCCCTGATGTGAAGGAAGCGGCTTTAGGCATGGGTATGCCAGCGAAGAAGATCCTCTGTGAGGTGGAACTCCCCCTGGCCATGCCCATCATCCTGGCCGGCATCAGAACTTCAACGGTGTACGTGGTCAGCGTCGGTACTCTCGCCGCCTACATCGGCGGCGGAGGGTTGGGGGATCTGATTTTGACGGGATTGAATATGTTCTGGTCGGAATTCCTCATCGTCGGAGCCGGATTGGGAGCCCTGCTGGCCGTTGCCCTTGACCGGGCGCTGGCCTATGTGGAATACAGGATCACCCCTCCCGGAATGAGCGAACAGTGA